One part of the Rutidosis leptorrhynchoides isolate AG116_Rl617_1_P2 chromosome 1, CSIRO_AGI_Rlap_v1, whole genome shotgun sequence genome encodes these proteins:
- the LOC139840295 gene encoding uncharacterized protein, producing MLMKAYSTPTDEPRAKFKKLQESARKDIERTFGILQGRFHILQMAGRPHTVNKLRRILYCCVLLHNLIVEDNGFNISWLEEELLRTDEGNHNYVRNRSTSHDVREHEIRDINIHDQLRHDLTEHIWGLPPNFRSLNA from the coding sequence ATGTTGATGAAGGCATATTCGACCCCAACCGACGAGCCACGTGCAAAATTTAAAAAACTTCAAGAAAGTGCACGTAAAGATATCGAAAGAACATTCGGTATTCTTCAAGGTAGATTCCATATTTTACAAATGGCTGGTCGACCACACACCGTCAACAAGTTGAGGcgaatattgtattgttgtgtgctCTTGCACAACTTGATAGTCGAGGATAATGGCTTCAACATTTCATGGCTTGAGGAAGAATTACTTAGGACTGATGAAGGTAATCATAACTATGTAAGGAATCGATCTACAAGTCATGATGTAAGAGAACATGAAATACGAGATATAAACATTCATGACCAACTTCGACATGATCTCACTGAACACATTTGGGGCCTTCCACCAAACTTTAGAAGTTTAAACGCTTAA